A genome region from Tolypothrix sp. PCC 7712 includes the following:
- a CDS encoding AAA family ATPase — protein MEGKRFIHTLRLENFLSYGSEGEEIELQPLNVLIGSNTSGKSNLIEAIGILRATPKDLPAAFRQGGGISEFLWKGNKDIPIAKFTISVDYPKELKTLFYSINFTKYQQKIELLDEEIKDKNYTYFDRSDIDGNPSFTVKEKDINGVEKLYNEFWDSELLELEQSILAQVQEARKYPEITYIRNQFSQICIYRDLPIGRHCEPRKPQQTDLPEYPLLEDGSNLGLVLNNLQNQIGSRKIIEKLKKFYDAVEELNVRIYGGTVQIFIREEGLVQPIPATRLSDGTLRYLFLIALLLDPTPPPLICLEEPEIGLHPDILPTIAEMLIEASQRTQLIVTTHSDALVSALSEYPESVLVCERDEKGSHLRRLEPDQLKNWLENYTLGDLWRMGEIGGNRW, from the coding sequence ATGGAAGGCAAAAGATTTATCCACACACTCAGGCTAGAAAATTTCCTGTCTTATGGAAGTGAAGGTGAAGAGATAGAACTGCAACCACTAAATGTATTAATTGGTTCTAATACTTCAGGTAAGTCAAATTTGATTGAAGCTATTGGGATTTTACGGGCAACTCCTAAAGATTTACCAGCAGCCTTTCGACAAGGTGGAGGTATTAGCGAGTTTCTATGGAAAGGGAACAAAGATATTCCCATAGCCAAATTTACAATATCTGTTGATTATCCTAAAGAATTAAAGACTTTATTTTATAGCATAAATTTCACCAAATATCAGCAGAAAATTGAGTTACTAGATGAGGAGATAAAAGATAAAAATTATACATATTTTGACCGCTCTGATATAGATGGAAACCCAAGTTTTACGGTTAAAGAAAAAGATATAAATGGAGTAGAAAAGCTCTATAATGAATTTTGGGATTCAGAATTACTGGAATTGGAGCAGTCAATTTTAGCTCAAGTTCAAGAAGCACGTAAATATCCAGAAATAACCTATATTCGGAATCAATTTTCTCAAATATGTATATATAGAGATTTACCTATAGGTCGTCATTGTGAACCACGAAAACCTCAACAGACTGACTTGCCAGAATATCCTCTACTAGAGGATGGTAGCAATTTAGGTTTGGTTTTAAACAACTTACAAAACCAAATAGGTAGTAGAAAAATTATCGAGAAGCTGAAAAAGTTTTATGATGCAGTTGAAGAACTAAATGTCAGAATATATGGCGGTACAGTACAGATATTTATTCGTGAAGAAGGTCTAGTTCAGCCTATTCCTGCAACTCGTTTATCTGATGGAACACTACGTTATTTATTTCTCATAGCTTTACTGCTTGACCCAACACCACCACCACTTATTTGTCTTGAAGAACCAGAAATAGGGTTGCATCCAGATATTTTACCTACTATCGCAGAAATGTTAATTGAAGCCTCTCAGAGAACACAATTGATTGTGACAACTCATTCTGATGCTTTGGTTTCTGCTTTAAGTGAATATCCAGAATCAGTGTTAGTGTGTGAACGAGATGAAAAAGGCTCTCACCTCCGCCGTCTTGAACCTGATCAACTAAAAAACTGGTTAGAAAATTATACTCTTGGTGACCTTTGGCGGATGGGTGAAATTGGTGGTAATCGATGGTAA
- the mutS gene encoding DNA mismatch repair protein MutS, translating to MTAFDSEFQPTESNHPTAPHSDTRLVDRSKLSKMYQHYVEMKDKYLHALLLYRVGDFFETFFQDAVTVSRELELVLTSKHGGEVGRVAMTGVPHHAWERYTTQLVEKGYAVVICDQVEDASEAVGLVRREVTRILTPGTLLEEGMLKASRNNYLSAVVIAANHWGLAYADISTGEFLTTQGSDLEHLTQELMRLQPSEVLFPTNAPDLGSILRPGETSPHLPQCLPPAFCYSLRSQVPFSAGEARSRLLQKFKVRSLEGLGCEHLPLAVRAAGGLLEYLADTQKENSVPLQLLRTYTVTDYLIVDHQTRRNLEITQTVRDGTFHGSLLWALDRTNTAMGGRALRRWLLQPLIDIKGIQARQDTIQELVENTALRQDLRQLLRQIYDLERLTGRAGSGTANAKDLVALADSLSRLPELSELVSEAYSPFLRALQKVPAKLEELAQKLHAHIVESPPIHIKEGGLIRSGVNNLLDESKATVEADQQWIANLEVDERARTGIPTLKVGFNKTFGYYISISRAKSDQVPSNYIRKQTLTNEERYITPELKEREARILSARDDLNQLEYEIFVALREEVGEQAEVIRNLSRAVAAVDVLCGLAELAVNQGYCRPQMVPGREIQIVDGRHPVVEQSIPSGFFVPNSTQLGDESAKLSSSSPSSPSSPSSPSSPSSPSSPSSPSSPSSPSSPSSPDLIILTGPNASGKSCYLRQVGLIQLMAQTGSFVPARFAKLGVCDRIFTRVGAVDDLATGQSTFMVEMNETANILNHATLRSLVLLDEIGRGTATFDGLSIAWAVAEYLATDIKARTIFATHYHELNELAGMLANVANYQVTVKELPDQIIFLHQVQPGGADKSYGIEAGRLAGLPAVVIKRAKQVMGQIEKHSKIAMGLQNLD from the coding sequence ATGACAGCTTTTGATTCTGAATTTCAGCCAACGGAATCCAATCATCCAACTGCGCCTCACTCGGACACGCGACTGGTAGACCGCAGCAAGTTGAGCAAGATGTATCAACATTATGTAGAAATGAAGGATAAGTATCTTCATGCGCTGCTGCTATATCGCGTAGGGGATTTCTTTGAAACTTTTTTCCAAGATGCTGTGACTGTATCTCGCGAACTAGAACTAGTTCTGACTAGCAAGCACGGTGGTGAAGTTGGACGGGTGGCGATGACTGGTGTACCTCACCACGCTTGGGAACGCTACACTACCCAATTGGTAGAGAAAGGCTATGCTGTGGTGATTTGTGACCAAGTAGAAGATGCTTCCGAAGCTGTGGGTTTGGTACGGCGTGAGGTAACACGCATCCTTACCCCTGGGACGTTGCTGGAAGAAGGAATGCTGAAAGCAAGTCGTAATAATTACCTGTCTGCTGTGGTAATTGCGGCTAATCATTGGGGTTTAGCCTATGCAGATATATCAACAGGGGAATTTCTCACAACACAAGGAAGTGATTTAGAACACCTCACCCAAGAGTTAATGCGTTTACAGCCTTCCGAGGTGCTGTTTCCTACGAATGCTCCCGATTTAGGTAGCATATTACGTCCGGGAGAAACTTCGCCTCATCTCCCCCAATGTTTACCGCCAGCTTTTTGTTATAGTTTGCGATCGCAAGTACCATTTTCTGCTGGAGAAGCTAGAAGTAGATTATTGCAGAAATTCAAAGTGCGATCGCTCGAAGGTCTGGGTTGTGAACATTTGCCCTTAGCTGTGCGGGCGGCTGGCGGTCTTTTAGAATATTTGGCAGATACGCAAAAAGAAAACTCCGTTCCGCTGCAGTTATTACGCACCTATACCGTCACTGATTATCTCATTGTTGACCATCAAACCCGGCGTAACTTAGAAATTACCCAAACCGTTCGCGATGGGACTTTTCACGGTTCCTTGCTGTGGGCGTTAGATAGAACGAATACCGCTATGGGCGGGCGGGCTTTGCGGCGGTGGTTACTGCAACCACTTATCGATATTAAAGGCATTCAAGCCAGGCAAGATACCATTCAAGAATTAGTCGAAAATACAGCGTTACGTCAAGATTTGCGGCAGTTACTCCGGCAAATTTATGACTTGGAACGGTTAACAGGTAGGGCTGGTTCGGGGACTGCAAATGCTAAAGATTTAGTCGCTTTGGCAGATTCCCTCTCTCGCCTACCAGAATTATCAGAGTTAGTTAGTGAAGCTTATTCTCCCTTTTTAAGGGCTTTGCAGAAAGTGCCCGCAAAATTAGAAGAGTTGGCACAAAAATTACACGCCCATATTGTCGAGTCACCACCCATACATATTAAAGAAGGTGGTTTAATTCGCTCTGGTGTAAATAATTTATTGGATGAGAGTAAAGCTACTGTAGAAGCGGATCAGCAGTGGATTGCTAATTTAGAAGTTGATGAAAGGGCGAGAACGGGCATCCCCACTTTAAAAGTAGGATTTAATAAAACCTTTGGTTACTACATCAGTATTTCTCGTGCTAAATCTGACCAAGTTCCTAGTAATTACATCCGCAAGCAGACGCTGACGAATGAGGAACGTTACATCACTCCCGAATTAAAAGAACGGGAAGCCCGAATTCTTTCCGCCCGTGATGATTTAAATCAGTTGGAATATGAGATTTTTGTCGCCTTGCGGGAAGAAGTGGGAGAACAGGCGGAAGTCATTCGCAATCTGTCGCGCGCTGTGGCGGCGGTAGATGTGTTGTGTGGTTTAGCCGAGTTAGCCGTAAATCAAGGCTATTGTCGCCCGCAAATGGTACCTGGGCGAGAAATTCAAATTGTCGATGGGCGACATCCAGTAGTGGAACAGTCTATACCTTCGGGTTTCTTTGTCCCCAACTCCACACAGTTAGGAGATGAAAGCGCTAAATTATCCTCCTCATCTCCCTCATCTCCCTCATCTCCCTCATCTCCCTCATCTCCCTCATCTCCCTCATCTCCCTCATCTCCCTCATCTCCCTCATCTCCCTCATCTCCCTCATCTCCTGACTTAATTATCCTAACTGGGCCCAATGCTAGCGGTAAGAGTTGTTATTTGCGTCAGGTAGGGTTAATTCAGTTAATGGCGCAAACTGGGAGTTTTGTGCCGGCGAGATTTGCCAAGTTGGGAGTTTGCGATCGCATTTTTACCCGTGTGGGTGCAGTCGATGATTTAGCTACAGGTCAATCTACCTTTATGGTAGAGATGAACGAAACCGCCAATATTCTCAATCATGCCACATTGCGATCGCTCGTACTTTTAGATGAAATTGGTCGCGGAACTGCAACCTTTGATGGGCTATCTATCGCTTGGGCGGTAGCTGAGTATTTAGCAACAGATATCAAAGCCAGAACAATTTTTGCTACCCATTACCACGAGTTAAACGAACTGGCAGGAATGTTAGCAAATGTGGCTAATTATCAGGTGACAGTCAAAGAATTACCCGACCAAATTATCTTTTTACACCAAGTTCAACCAGGGGGCGCTGATAAATCTTACGGTATTGAAGCGGGTAGGTTAGCGGGTTTACCAGCTGTGGTTATTAAACGAGCAAAACAAGTCATGGGGCAAATCGAAAAGCACAGTAAAATTGCGATGGGCTTACAAAATCTTGATTAG
- a CDS encoding DUF4276 family protein, protein MVKEIRIYIEGGGYGKNTKALIRQGFSQLFKPLVELAKSQRIKWDIIICGSRNNAFRNFKNAIKSHPDAFNVLLVDAEAPVKIDSPWAHLKFRDNWDKPAGVDDSHCHLMVQAMEAWLVADIETLKKFYGQGFKENAIPKNSNVETIDKESLEPILKSATRSTTKGEYHKINHASKLLALLDLTKIRNASPYCDRLFTILSAKMGVSANDPSE, encoded by the coding sequence ATGGTAAAAGAAATTCGGATTTATATTGAAGGTGGTGGTTATGGTAAAAATACAAAAGCTTTAATTAGACAAGGATTTAGTCAGTTATTCAAACCACTTGTTGAATTGGCAAAAAGCCAACGCATTAAATGGGATATTATTATCTGTGGTTCTCGTAATAATGCTTTTCGCAACTTCAAAAATGCTATAAAATCTCATCCAGATGCTTTTAATGTGTTGCTGGTTGATGCGGAAGCACCTGTGAAAATAGATTCTCCTTGGGCACATTTAAAGTTTAGGGATAATTGGGATAAACCAGCAGGAGTTGATGATAGCCATTGCCATTTAATGGTGCAAGCAATGGAAGCTTGGTTGGTAGCAGATATTGAAACTCTCAAAAAATTTTATGGACAAGGATTTAAAGAAAATGCCATTCCCAAAAATTCTAACGTGGAGACGATTGATAAAGAAAGCTTGGAACCAATTCTAAAGTCTGCGACTCGCAGCACTACCAAAGGTGAGTATCACAAAATAAATCATGCATCCAAGCTGTTAGCATTGTTGGATTTAACTAAGATTCGCAATGCTTCGCCTTACTGTGATCGCCTTTTTACCATACTATCTGCAAAAATGGGTGTATCAGCCAACGACCCAAGCGAGTAA
- a CDS encoding glycoside hydrolase family 13 protein: MQIQTPDWVKHAVFYQIFPDRFARSKQPRKRLLHEARWEDWEAMPTLQGYKGGDLWGILEGLDYIQDLGINAIYFTPIFQSASNHRYHTHDYYQVDPLLGGNEAFKGLLDAAHQRHIKVVLDGVFNHSSRGFFFFHDVLENGPHSPWVNWFKVEGWPLSAYNGDFPANYEGWAGNRALPVFNHDNPEVKEYIMEIAEYWIKFGIDGWRLDVPFEIKTPGFWQEFRDRVKAINPEAYIVGEVWGDSREWLDGTQFDGVMNYLFAGPTIAFAAGDRVVLDQVQSRDYKPYPPLFAAEYAAQIQEVLQLYPWEIQLTQLNLLASHDTARLLTISGGDVASVELATLLLLTFPGAPSIYYGDEVGLPGAIDPDSRRGFPLEASWNREILQTHRQLIALRHTYPALRTGDYQVIYAQGALYVFARTLGTEELIIAVNTGTASTNANIDINNLRTQPNKLVYGNAEVTWDNPGETQQLSLSLPPRAGCILSVS, from the coding sequence ATGCAAATTCAAACACCAGACTGGGTAAAGCACGCGGTTTTCTACCAAATTTTTCCTGATCGCTTTGCTAGAAGTAAACAGCCTCGCAAACGTTTATTGCATGAGGCCCGGTGGGAAGATTGGGAAGCCATGCCAACGCTGCAAGGTTACAAAGGGGGCGATTTATGGGGCATTCTGGAAGGTCTAGATTACATCCAGGATCTAGGAATTAACGCCATCTACTTTACACCCATCTTTCAATCTGCGAGTAATCACCGCTACCATACCCACGATTATTATCAGGTTGATCCGCTGTTAGGGGGTAATGAAGCTTTTAAGGGATTACTAGACGCAGCCCATCAGCGCCATATCAAAGTTGTGTTAGATGGAGTATTTAACCACTCCAGTCGCGGCTTTTTCTTTTTTCACGATGTTTTAGAAAATGGCCCTCATTCTCCTTGGGTAAATTGGTTTAAAGTTGAAGGCTGGCCTCTTTCAGCTTACAACGGAGACTTTCCTGCCAACTATGAAGGCTGGGCGGGAAATCGGGCTTTACCAGTATTTAACCACGACAACCCCGAAGTCAAAGAATATATTATGGAAATTGCCGAATATTGGATTAAATTCGGCATTGACGGTTGGCGGTTAGATGTGCCATTTGAAATTAAAACACCTGGATTTTGGCAAGAATTTCGCGATCGCGTCAAAGCAATTAATCCCGAAGCTTATATTGTGGGTGAAGTCTGGGGAGATTCCCGCGAGTGGCTAGATGGTACCCAATTTGACGGCGTAATGAATTATCTGTTTGCTGGGCCAACCATCGCCTTTGCTGCAGGTGATCGCGTAGTCTTAGATCAAGTGCAAAGCCGTGACTATAAACCCTATCCACCTTTATTTGCAGCTGAGTATGCTGCCCAAATTCAAGAAGTATTGCAACTGTACCCTTGGGAAATTCAGCTGACGCAATTAAACTTGCTAGCGAGTCACGATACCGCCCGATTACTGACAATTTCTGGTGGTGATGTAGCCAGTGTAGAATTAGCAACCCTCCTCTTGCTGACATTTCCTGGTGCGCCTAGTATTTACTATGGTGATGAAGTTGGTTTACCAGGTGCCATAGATCCTGATTCTCGCCGTGGCTTTCCTTTAGAAGCTAGCTGGAATCGTGAAATCCTCCAGACTCACCGCCAATTAATTGCCCTGCGCCACACCTACCCAGCTTTACGGACAGGCGATTACCAAGTAATTTATGCCCAAGGCGCACTGTATGTATTTGCCAGAACCTTAGGCACAGAAGAATTAATTATTGCCGTTAACACAGGTACAGCATCAACAAACGCAAATATTGACATTAATAATTTGCGTACTCAA